Proteins encoded by one window of Anaerolineales bacterium:
- a CDS encoding GDP-mannose 4,6-dehydratase: MTDLQPTFAGRHVLITGGIGFLGSNLAIRLVELGAEVTLADAMIPGYGGNLFNIAPIRTQVTVNFCDIRDENAMNYLVQGQDYVFHLAGQVDHILSLSNPFPDIDMNVKGTAVIMEACKRYNPAARVIYSGTRGQYGAAVTLPVSEESPTYPKGIYEITRLTAEKITQVYHEVHGIKALSLRLTNIYGERAQMRHPRYGVANWFVRLAIDDETIQVFGDGQIKRDFLYVDDCVEAMLACAACEAAYGEIFNVGVDEPTNFLQLVEAILAAAGTGKWAFAPFSPERKAQEPGDFYSDISKIKRIVGWQPRTSLHDGLTKTIAFYRAHKVHYW, translated from the coding sequence ATGACTGACCTTCAGCCCACGTTTGCGGGGAGACATGTCCTCATCACCGGCGGGATCGGTTTTTTGGGGAGTAATCTTGCCATTCGCCTCGTTGAGTTGGGGGCAGAAGTTACCCTTGCCGATGCGATGATCCCTGGGTATGGAGGGAATCTGTTCAACATTGCGCCCATCCGCACGCAGGTGACGGTGAATTTTTGCGACATCCGCGACGAAAATGCTATGAATTACCTTGTTCAAGGGCAAGACTATGTGTTTCACCTCGCTGGGCAGGTGGATCACATCCTGAGCCTTTCCAACCCCTTTCCCGATATTGACATGAACGTGAAAGGGACGGCGGTGATCATGGAAGCGTGTAAGCGCTACAACCCTGCTGCTCGCGTCATTTACAGCGGAACGCGGGGGCAGTACGGGGCGGCGGTGACCCTCCCCGTCAGCGAGGAGTCGCCCACCTATCCCAAAGGAATTTACGAGATCACGCGCCTGACGGCAGAGAAAATTACACAGGTCTACCACGAGGTTCATGGCATTAAGGCGCTCTCGCTGCGGTTGACGAATATTTACGGGGAACGCGCCCAAATGAGACACCCGCGCTATGGGGTGGCAAATTGGTTCGTGCGCCTTGCCATTGATGATGAGACGATTCAAGTCTTTGGGGATGGGCAGATCAAACGCGATTTTCTCTATGTGGACGATTGTGTAGAGGCGATGCTGGCGTGTGCCGCGTGTGAGGCAGCCTATGGGGAAATCTTCAACGTCGGGGTGGACGAGCCGACAAATTTTCTCCAACTGGTCGAGGCGATCCTTGCCGCCGCCGGAACGGGCAAGTGGGCATTTGCCCCCTTTTCCCCAGAGCGAAAAGCGCAAGAACCGGGTGATTTTTACTCGGATATCTCGAAAATCAAGCGCATTGTCGGCTGGCAGCCACGTACCTCCCTCCATGACGGGCTGACGAAAACAATCGCCTTTTACCGCGCACACAAGGTACATTACTGGTGA